A DNA window from Allokutzneria albata contains the following coding sequences:
- a CDS encoding RICIN domain-containing protein — MRARTKLLMTATAVALVAGAPLASANSEIPEHARQGGLIENVLFEGKVLDVEGARTESGTPVVLFEAHRGFNQQFQLVPTPMGYQLRAKQSGKCVQPVTPRYGAQLVIEECGSAPENFWFPEWSEGNLKLRNRTFPMACVTAQDPATGRQNVTIEYCRPADKSQEWKVVPV, encoded by the coding sequence ATGCGAGCACGAACGAAGCTCCTCATGACCGCCACCGCGGTGGCGCTGGTCGCCGGAGCGCCATTAGCGAGCGCCAACAGTGAGATACCCGAGCACGCCCGCCAGGGTGGGCTCATCGAGAACGTGCTGTTCGAGGGGAAGGTTCTGGACGTCGAAGGCGCCAGGACCGAGTCGGGGACACCCGTCGTTCTCTTCGAGGCGCATCGAGGGTTCAACCAGCAGTTCCAGCTCGTGCCCACCCCCATGGGCTACCAGCTCAGGGCAAAGCAGAGCGGCAAGTGCGTCCAACCGGTGACGCCCAGGTACGGAGCCCAGCTCGTCATCGAGGAGTGCGGTTCCGCCCCTGAGAACTTCTGGTTCCCGGAGTGGTCCGAAGGAAACCTCAAGCTCCGCAATCGGACTTTCCCCATGGCCTGCGTGACGGCGCAGGACCCGGCGACGGGCAGACAGAACGTCACCATCGAGTACTGCCGCCCGGCGGACAAGTCCCAGGAGTGGAAGGTGGTGCCGGTGTAA
- a CDS encoding AMED_5909 family protein, with the protein MIMAASSKWDSALRVGTLLQAHEAVRRLRPAPGARPAIWREYFQRCAEVYEHLAAIDHDHYHEALYWAGRERQKAEEIELPKQRNRRSA; encoded by the coding sequence ATGATCATGGCAGCGTCGAGCAAATGGGACTCTGCCTTACGAGTCGGGACGCTTCTGCAGGCGCACGAAGCGGTGCGGCGGCTGCGGCCGGCCCCCGGCGCGCGCCCGGCGATCTGGCGGGAGTACTTCCAGCGATGCGCCGAGGTCTACGAGCACCTGGCCGCGATTGATCACGACCACTACCACGAGGCGCTGTACTGGGCCGGCCGAGAACGGCAGAAGGCCGAGGAAATCGAACTTCCCAAGCAGAGAAACAGGCGGAGCGCCTGA
- a CDS encoding GNAT family N-acetyltransferase: protein MISYEWRGKFENAEVNELHAEGFGGRVREVDWWGQVNGHSLGWVCARRGKQLVGFVNVAWDGGVHAFVLDTSAAKKVRRQGVGTKLVAVATEHARNAGCEWLHVDFEEHLREFYFDSCGFRSTPAGLIRLGR from the coding sequence GTGATCAGTTATGAGTGGCGCGGGAAGTTCGAGAACGCCGAGGTCAACGAGCTGCACGCGGAGGGGTTCGGGGGCCGGGTCCGCGAAGTCGACTGGTGGGGGCAGGTCAACGGGCACAGCCTGGGGTGGGTGTGTGCGCGTCGCGGGAAGCAGCTGGTGGGGTTCGTGAACGTGGCCTGGGACGGCGGGGTGCACGCGTTCGTGCTGGACACATCGGCGGCGAAGAAGGTGCGGCGGCAGGGCGTGGGGACGAAGCTCGTCGCGGTGGCGACCGAGCATGCCAGGAACGCGGGGTGCGAGTGGTTGCACGTGGACTTCGAGGAGCACCTGCGTGAGTTCTACTTCGACAGCTGCGGATTCCGCTCGACCCCAGCGGGGCTGATCAGGTTGGGCCGATGA
- a CDS encoding zinc-binding dehydrogenase, whose protein sequence is MRVVRAVGFGGPEVLAAAEVPEPVPGMGEVLVDVSAVDVIFLDTQLRTGWASEAFGIEPPYVPGFGVAGRVRAVGEGVAEAWVGAEVAARALGAYAEQVVVKVGDLVKVPEGLAKEEAAALLHDGVTALGVFDNAEVRPGERVLVTAAAGGLGILLVQLARAAGATVIGAARGEKKLELVREHGAAEVVDYTEPGWVDRVEEADVVFDGAGGEIGRAALGITKRWFSAHGAASGGFAEGEAPAGVEVRGIEQAQFTPEQAVRLAERAVGEAAAGRMRPVIGQTFPLAEAAKAHAAIDARAVLGKTLLVV, encoded by the coding sequence ATGCGCGTCGTCAGGGCGGTCGGGTTCGGCGGGCCGGAGGTGTTGGCGGCGGCGGAGGTGCCGGAGCCGGTGCCGGGGATGGGCGAAGTTCTGGTCGATGTGTCCGCAGTGGACGTGATCTTCCTGGACACGCAGCTGCGGACGGGGTGGGCGAGCGAAGCGTTCGGGATCGAGCCGCCGTACGTGCCGGGGTTCGGGGTGGCGGGGCGAGTCAGGGCGGTCGGTGAGGGGGTTGCCGAAGCCTGGGTGGGGGCGGAGGTCGCGGCGAGGGCGCTGGGGGCCTACGCGGAGCAGGTGGTGGTGAAGGTCGGCGACCTGGTGAAGGTGCCGGAGGGGCTGGCGAAGGAAGAAGCGGCGGCGTTGTTGCACGACGGGGTGACGGCGCTGGGGGTGTTCGACAACGCGGAGGTGAGGCCGGGGGAGCGGGTCCTCGTCACGGCCGCGGCGGGGGGCCTGGGGATTCTCCTGGTGCAGCTGGCGCGTGCGGCGGGGGCGACGGTGATCGGGGCGGCGCGCGGGGAGAAGAAGCTGGAGCTGGTGCGTGAGCACGGCGCGGCGGAAGTGGTGGACTACACGGAGCCGGGGTGGGTGGACCGCGTCGAGGAAGCGGACGTGGTCTTCGACGGCGCGGGCGGCGAGATCGGCAGGGCGGCGCTGGGGATCACGAAGCGCTGGTTCTCGGCGCACGGGGCGGCGAGCGGGGGATTCGCGGAGGGAGAAGCGCCGGCGGGGGTGGAGGTGCGCGGCATCGAGCAGGCGCAGTTCACGCCGGAGCAGGCGGTGCGCCTCGCGGAACGCGCCGTGGGGGAAGCGGCGGCGGGACGGATGAGGCCGGTGATCGGGCAGACCTTCCCGCTCGCGGAGGCGGCGAAGGCGCACGCGGCGATCGACGCTCGCGCGGTGCTGGGGAAGACGCTTCTGGTGGTCTGA
- a CDS encoding GlsB/YeaQ/YmgE family stress response membrane protein, which yields MIGFIVAGLIIGALARLIKPGKQQLSILATLLLGLVGSVIGGTIANLLGTGDIWELNTLGFILAVIASVALIGVAEGIAQSRKH from the coding sequence ATGATCGGGTTCATCGTCGCGGGACTCATCATCGGCGCACTCGCCCGGCTGATCAAGCCCGGCAAGCAACAGCTCAGCATTCTCGCCACACTGCTGCTCGGCCTGGTCGGCTCGGTGATCGGTGGCACGATCGCCAACCTGCTCGGCACCGGGGACATCTGGGAACTGAACACCCTCGGCTTCATCCTCGCCGTCATCGCCTCCGTCGCTCTCATCGGCGTCGCCGAGGGCATCGCCCAGTCGCGCAAGCACTAG